Genomic segment of Oceanibaculum indicum P24:
GCCGGCAGTGCCGCCGCCCAGCACCTGCTGGCGCGCCTGCTCGGTCGGCGACGGTTCCTGCGGGCGCGGCGCGCCCGGCTCCGGCGGGCGCAGCGTATATTGCGGCGGCAGGCTGAGCGGCGCACGCTTCACCACGGTGAACTCGTCCGGCGCGCGCTTGCCGAGACCCATCGCCTGCCTGGCCTCGCTGCAGCCGGCGAGCAACCCGGCGGCGACAAGAAGAACGCCCGCCGCGCGCGCCGAGGCAAGCCAGCCCCGGCTGCCTGACCGATCCGTAATGCGCACCGTCTTCATTCCTTCTCTCCCGAAGCCTGGCCCGATGCCAGGAACAGCTCATGATACAGGATCATGACGACCCCAAGGCTGATCGCCGCATCGGCGATATTGAAAGCCGGCCAATGATAACCCGAAATGTGAAAATCGAGAAAATCCACGACAGCGCCAAACCGCAGCCGGTCGATCACATTGCCCAGCGCGCCGCCGATCACCGCCCCCAGCGCCACCGCCAGCAGCGGATGCCGGGCCCGGCGCAGCCAGACGAACAGCCCGGCGGCAATCACCACCGCCACCGCCGACAGTATCCAGGGCACCCACTCCTGATGACCGGCGAACAGGCCGAAGCTGACCCCCCGGTTCCACACCGGCGTCAGGTTGAAGAAGCCGGTCAGCACGATCCGCCGCGGCGGGTCGAAGATCAGCGACAGCATCCATTCCTTCGTCGCCAGGTCGGCGACGAATATCAGCAGGGCGATGATCAATCCCAGCCGCGCAAGAGAACCGCCGGCTCGCGTCACGCGGCGGCCCCCTGGATGGTCTCAACCGCATCGGCGCAGCGCTGGCACACCGCCTCATGGCCCGGCACATGGCCAACCTCGGGCAGCTGCCGCCAGCAGCGCTCGCACTTCTCGCCGCCGGCCAGTCCCGGCACCACGGCCACGCCGGCGACATCCGGCAGGCGGAAGGCGTCCGCCGGTGCCGCGTCCGTGGTCAGGGTGGCGCCGGAGGTGATGAAGATCTCCGCCGCGTCCAGCCCCTCATAGGCCTTCACCGCCTCGCCCGAGACATGCACGGTGGGGTGCGCCTGCAGGGAGGAGCCGATGCGCTTCTGCGCGCGCTCCAGTTCCAGCGCGCCGGTGACGACACGGCGCACATCGCGCACGATCTCCCACTT
This window contains:
- the lspA gene encoding signal peptidase II, whose translation is MTRAGGSLARLGLIIALLIFVADLATKEWMLSLIFDPPRRIVLTGFFNLTPVWNRGVSFGLFAGHQEWVPWILSAVAVVIAAGLFVWLRRARHPLLAVALGAVIGGALGNVIDRLRFGAVVDFLDFHISGYHWPAFNIADAAISLGVVMILYHELFLASGQASGEKE
- a CDS encoding DUF3035 domain-containing protein gives rise to the protein MKTVRITDRSGSRGWLASARAAGVLLVAAGLLAGCSEARQAMGLGKRAPDEFTVVKRAPLSLPPQYTLRPPEPGAPRPQEPSPTEQARQQVLGGGTAG